tatgaagtttgatagttttattgtccgttagaaataatcagctgcattgatcagtaaaataaatacattacacacgtttaacagttttctatcaGCACTCCTGTCTTACATCATTTCCAGTAGCAGCTTTTTACCGTCAAAattttttatattcctcattgttctccattaaaacaacctgttgactgaaggaGCTGCACAtgatcatttcattttgtgcagaaaatgagtcaaatgatcgttaaacgctcctgtttgtgtgacgagtttgaagcagaaagtctgagctAACAGAGAAAGTTGAGAACCAcctcatacctgttaactctgacggaggatttagtttttgtcaagcCAACTTTAAGAAAGTCTGACTATTTTGAACTGCTGTTGTAGTTCAGTTCTCTGATCTGCTAAATGccataaacactagaaaagctgcgccGGTGAAAATAGAGGCgtcccatcaaatttaaaatactcttATAATGTATTGATTATAGGTCCAGATCTGTATacgatgaagtctgggtccgaACTTGGGCCACGGTCCACTAGTTAGGGAGCTGGGAtctagtatgtagtggattaaacaaagtattgattcagagaattttgtaATTCGGTAATTCGGGGAATTTCAGTAATTGAATTACTCACATAAACTGGAGGAATTGTTTCAGCGCTATTAATGTCCAGAGGCTGAAGTTAGAGGACTACCAGTGAAGTCATTTACTAACAcaactggaaaacatggaagaaaGACAGCTAATGTTATCTAGCAGCTGTTGCATGTTTCTAAAATGCTGGATGAGCGCAACACAGAGCAGGTACTGAAATAACACCAGCATAAAGTAATGTCTGGTTCATTGCGAACAGTAAACTAAGCTAACTAGCTTTTACTTTTTGAAATTCAAACCTAATACACACAGTAGCAGTACTGAAGTTACTGGGTGAAGAGATGACAGGAAAATTAAaattcatttgtctgtttgtttgaatttttgctttaaaaaatatacgAAGTGTGCTCAAAAAAGTTCCAGGTGTAATCAGTAACTGTCACAAGTCAGAATTCTACAAGAAATTGtgcaacaaataaaaactgcGTCAACTGTGGCCTGTGCCAACACAGGGCTGATAACAGCTTGTTGAAAACCTACAAGTTTTTGGTTGCATCTGAAAAATCCCCACTCCCCACTCACCCTCTTCTTccctaaaatgacattcaaGTTGAAGGGTTCCTACTTTGACCCAATTTAGGTGATTTAGCACACCATCACGGATAGTAAATGACAGATGAGGACATTCAGAAAGTGTTCCAAACATGGcgggagcactgggagcagtgtatGGCTGCATCAGGAGACGACTTCAAAGGAGATATCAGCCAAATTTAAATCCACACACGGTTTTTGCTTTTAATAGACGCAGtcacaataaacaacaacaattaaaaGACATGCAGGTGCAGTTAGGAGTGTAAGCTTTGTGTCCAGCATATCTATACCTGGCAGGCTGGAACGACGTTGCATTCTGTACGTTTCCTTTCCATTACACAGCCGGCGGATGTAGAAGCCCAAAGGCTTGACATCATCAATGCGCTCTGTCACCACCAGGTCCTCATGCACCAGATAGCTGCGATACGAGTCCGACTGGAACAAGGAGAACAAAGATAAGATCATCATCGTTAAACCACTTTCACTGTTTCTCAAGAGAAAGAGCAGATCAATGAACCGGACAGACAGAGTGGGAAGGACTTGGTTTTTAATGACTCATTCCAAACTTCTGcattttgtttaacattttcatGCAAGATAATAAAATTTGCTGATTGCACCACCCACCAGCAATACCAAATGCGGTGCAACATGTCACAGTGGATAATCCggagaaaatgatcattttaaactgaaactcTCAGCCTCCATCCTTTCTTAGGATTGGCTGCTTCGAACCTTGCTGAAAACATTCTGCTCTCGCcaaaattcaaaaaacaaatatttgacaataacatgaatatttacattaaaaaaaacctccTGAACTAAAGCAAgccaatattttaaaaaataaaagcacagattGTTTTTACTGGTAGAAAACACTCCTGGaaggacctttttttttttttttaaactaatccAACCTGTTTCACGTGATAATAAAGTTATTTGAATAAACAGCTGGTTCCATACTAATATTATGTGGTCCTTAGCTTTTCATGACATGCCATCATAAAGTCAAAATTTATGACCTATGCACATCTTGGCATTGTCACTGTACACTacctgtcaaaagtttggacacaccgtctcatttaatgctttttatttatttgtattattttctacattgtagagtAATACtaaagattaacatttttttgtttacaacataattccatatgtgttcttttatagttgtgatgtcttcagtattaatctacaatgtacaaaataattaaataaaaaccattgaatgagaaggtgtgtccaaacttttgactggtggtgtatgTGTGTTATTAGCATGCTGATGCTAGCTTAGTGTGTATTGCACCCATGCCAGAAAGCATGCAGCataaatgttgactttttttgttatttttttaagtttcgGGCACTTTCATGCTTGCATTTTATAGTGGCAGTGGACAGTGGCCAAACAAAGTAGCGGAATGAGATGCAGCAAAATGAACCAGTGACTTGCTGCTCAGGGTGCCTGCAAAGTTTGCTAGCAATGCACAAATTATCAACAACACAATCAATAAAAAAGCAGAGCTGGAAAAAATGAACTTGTGGGTGGTGGCGAAACTGTGAAGTTTTCTCGCTGTTTATTGCAGTTTGATTCATCCCCAGCAACACATCTAACATATCATTTCCTGTTAGCATAAAATGTTCAAGTATGTTGATATTTGTATATGCTATCTGCAGCCACAGTATACTAGCAAGTAGAATATACTGTACAGCATTTGTACGTAGTTTGGAATAGAAGCACAGCTTTGGTCTTGTTGACTTTATGGCTTATGGAAAACTTTACACAAAATTAAAGCCGACTATACATTTAATAATGAGTTTCTTCACGTCACATATCtaattgaaaagaaataaaaaaagaacttaCCAGGTGATGTGTGCAAGAATTTTGTACTTTACAAATTAAAGATGCGGCCGATTTGCACAGGATTAAAGCACAGACAATCCTGGAATTATTATAAATCCCTGGATTTTCCTAGGTGATATTTTGTCCTGAATACAGAGCTAATGCCTGAGCTTGAGCGAGAGCATTGTGTGTAGTTTGTCTTCTACAGTTTTTCTCTCAGCTGCATCCTCAGATCCTGTTTACACCTCCATGATAGGAGCTGCTCAGTAACTCACCATCAGCTGTGAGAAGAGGTCAATGAGGTCCTGAGGGGGAAGCACCACCGAGGTGTTCAGGGGAATCACGAAGCAGGTCCTCAGAGTCAGGTCCAGATACGCTGTTAGCTTCTGCTCACAAACACATGAAACCATCAGGAAACCATTTAAAGCACATTGACGGCAGCAATCAGCGACAGCGGGGTAGTAAGTGTTTCATTATCCCCCTTCCTCACCCTGTTGAAGTCGTGGAGGATGTAAGCGGGGTCTCCGGGTCGGAAGTGGGGAGGTGGGACGCTGATGACGGCCATGCTGTCGGagatctccacctcctcctccacccggGGCAGGTAGTACGGCTGGCTCTCTCCTCTGGCCGACACGTCGCTGAACTGCATCGCGCCATGATACAGCCTCTGGGGAGGAACCAAGCAAATGAGAGCAAATATATCACTCTGATGCCCACAATAAAGACAATTAAACATAGAAAATACAGTTGaacatgtatgtttttgttgaaaTGTATGAACATCTGGCCTTATGcagaaacaaaaccaagacatGCCCCTGATGTACATTCTTATTTTTCACCAGTGGTAAAGTGATTATGTGACTTTGCAACCACATGTGCCTCAGTTGGTCTTCCATAAATTTACAGTCAGTGGTTTCTCTGCTGAATAACTTCAACTACACCAACTTAATGCTGCCAGGGGGAGCCAGAGCACATGTTGGGTTtagtggagtttgcatgttctctctgtgcatgtgtgggttttcacggggttctccggcttcctcccacagtccaaaaacatgttcaggttaattggtcattctaaattgcccgtaggtgtgaatgtgagtgtgattgtttgtctctatatgtagccctgtgatagactggtgacctgtccagggtgtcacatgccttcaccctgagtcagctgggacagactccaactccccctgtgaccctacagaggattaagtggtgtatagataatggatggatggatggatgtaataTATggttttatgcaaaaaaaaaaaaaaaaatgctgtagtCTACATGTGAAGAAATAGTGAGATATTTAAGGGAGGATTTTCCTGCAGAGTAATTTTTGGCACCCCTCCAAAGGGGTTCAGCCAGCAGCAAAATGATAAGaatggggtaaaaaaaaaaaaaaaaaaaagaaaaatttagcTAGTGTTGGTTATTAGGATTTTATTTGCTCAAGCATAGGAGATTTTTTGGTTtatcaaatgttcagaaataacaggaaaatacaTCATTTCTGTCCGATAAGGCAACTCTTATCCAATtctgagcaggaaaaaaaacctgatttaaggtgaataaat
This Amphiprion ocellaris isolate individual 3 ecotype Okinawa chromosome 13, ASM2253959v1, whole genome shotgun sequence DNA region includes the following protein-coding sequences:
- the LOC111569859 gene encoding integral membrane protein 2A-like gives rise to the protein MVKIAFNSALAQKALGKEAPAADKDPELALAPASTEGSTGRCLLTLLGIAFILSGLIVGGACLYRYFTPKRLYHGAMQFSDVSARGESQPYYLPRVEEEVEISDSMAVISVPPPHFRPGDPAYILHDFNRKLTAYLDLTLRTCFVIPLNTSVVLPPQDLIDLFSQLMSDSYRSYLVHEDLVVTERIDDVKPLGFYIRRLCNGKETYRMQRRSSLPGGGIQKRSAEECFTIHHFENKFVTETKICKA